The Streptomyces sp. 11x1 genomic sequence AACCTCTGGCAGCCCCTCCAGTACGGCTCGGAAGCCTGGCAGCGCGTGTACTTCCGGCTGCGCAACAGCATCGAAGGCATCAACGGCTACGCCAAGGACCCCCTCTACGAGCGCCTCGAAGACGCCGGCACCCGCCGGATCCGCGGCATCGCCGCCCAGACCCTCCTGCTGGCCTTCCAGCTCGCCCACGCCAACCGCCGCAAGCTCAGGGCCTGGGCCGACTCGATCGCCCTGCACGACGACCGACCGCGCCGCCGCCCCACCCGCCGCCGCAAGACCAAGCCACTGGGCACCTGGACTCCCAAGGGCTACGTCAACGAGCCCTAACTCATGAGACCTTCCTCACAAGCCACCCAGTAGCTCACCCTCGACGTAACCGAAGATCCACACCCGAACACGGGACCGCCGACGGCCTCAGCCGTCGGCGGTCCCGTGTTTCTGCCCACACAAAGCGGAACGGGCGGCATCGTGATCACGATGCCGCCCGTTCCGTCGGTGCAACCAGGGCACTTTCGTCGGTGCCCCACTGTGCGCGAGGGGGGAGTTGAACCCCCACGCCCTTGCGGGCACTGGAACCTGAATCCAGCGCGTCTGCCTATTCCGCCACCCGCGCATTGGGTGTGTCCTCAGGCCCCGTTCCTTGCGGTCTGGCGCCTTCCGACATCCAGAAGATTAGCACGCTGGAGAGGGTGGCTTCACATCCCTTAAACCGCGGCCCGCCCCGTCCCGCGCCGCCTGGACCGGCCGACCAGCACGGGCCGAACACACGCCCCCTCCTGTCACGTATCAACGAGTGCTGGTTCACGTATCAACCTCGTACCGGTCCCGGCCATCTCCTTGGGAGAGGGACGGGGCGCACAGTCCGGTGCGGGACACTGGTCTCGTGCCGCCTCTACGATCCTTGGCAGAGTTCGGACGGGGTAGTTCGAAGAGGAGCTCCGATGGGAATCCGGGAGGGGACTTCAGTGGGCGTCGACGCCGGGTGACACCGGTCGACCGGGCCGACAGGGGGAACCAGCCGATTTCCCGGCGCGTGGATACGATCAGTAAGCAGTACCGATGCGGTACGCAGAGCGGTGACGACGGAGGAGGTGCCCCATGGGAGTCCTGAAGAAGTTCGAGCAACGTCTCGAAGGTCTGGTCAACGGCACCTTCGCCAAGGTGTTCAAGTCCGAGGTCCAGCCCGTGGAGATCGCGGGAGCACTCCAGCGGGAGTGCGACAACAACGCGACCATCTGGAACCGCGACCGTACGGTCGTCCCCAACGACTTCATCGTGGAGCTGAGCACGCCCGACTTCGAGCGCCTCAGCCCCTACTCCGGCCAGCTCGGCGACGAACTCGCCGGCATGGTGCGCGACTACGCCAAGCAGCAGCGCTACACCTTCATGGGCCCCATCAAGGTCCATCTGGAGAAAGCCGACGACCTCGACACCGGTCTGTACCGGGTGCGCAGCCGTACGCTCGCCTCCTCCACCAACCAGCAGGCCCCCTCGGGCGCCCCGGCGAGCCCCGCCGCGGGCCGCCCCGGCGGCTACGGCTACCCGCCCACCGCCGCACCCGCGGGAGCCCCGCCCATGCCGGCCACACCGCCGCCCGGCGGCCGTCCCCCCCCGCTCGGCCAGCGGCCGCCCGCCTCTCCGGCCGGCGGGGGACGCACGCGCTACTGGATCGAGATCAACGGCACCCGCCATCAGATCTCCCGCCCGACGCTGGTGCTGGGACGCAGCACCGAAGCCGACGTGCGGATCGACGACCCCGGCGTCTCCCGCCGGCACTGCGAGATCCGGACCGGAACGCCCTCGACGATCCAGGATCTCGGATCCACCAACGGCATCGTGGTGGACGGACAGCACACCACCCGCGCTACGCTCCGCGACGGCTCGCGGATCGTCGTGGGCAGCAGCACCATCATTTACCGGCAAGCCGAAGGGTGAAGCGGGGGCAATGTCAGAGCTGACCCTCACGGTCATGCGGCTGGGTTTCCTGGCCGTACTGTGGCTGTTCGTGATCGTGGCCGTGCAGGTCATCCGCAGCGACCTGTTCGGTACGCGTGTCACCCAGCGGGGGTCGCGCCGGGAGCGGCCGCAGGCGGCGGCCCGCCAGGCCGCGCCCCCGCAGCAGCGCGGCCAGCAGCCCGCACCCTCCACCGGCGGTGGCGGCCGTCGCGGGCGCAACGCCCCGACCAAGCTCGTCGTGAGCGAGGGCACACTGACGGGGACGACCGTGGCGCTCCAGGGCCAGACCATCACCCTGGGCCGCGCACACGACTCCACGATCGTGCTGGACGACGACTACGCCTCCAGCCGGCACGCCCGGATCTACCCGGACCGCGACGGCCAGTGGATCGTCGAGGACCTGGGGTCCACCAACGGCACATATCTCGACCGGAACCGACTGACGACTCCCACGCCGATTCCGCTGGGCGCGCCGATCCGCATCGGCAAGACCGTCATCGAGCTGCGGAAGTAGTGCTACATCATGAGTAGGCGCGAGCGGAGCGAGCACGCAGGGGCGGCCCCCACCAGGGCTCCCGGCGCGCTCCCGACCGGAGGGTGGGCACCGTGCGGATGTACCCGGAGCCGACGGGCGAGGTGCGCATGAGTCTGTCACTGCGCTTCGCCGCCGGATCGCACAAAGGCATGATCCGCGAGGGCAACGAGGACTCGGGCTACGCCGGTCCGCGGTTGCTCGCGATCGCCGACGGCATGGGCGGCCAGGCGGCCGGTGAGGTCGCCTCCTCCGAGGTGATCTCCACCCTCGTCACGCTCGACGACGACGTCCCCGGCTCCGACATCCTCACCTCCCTCGGCACCGCCGTGCAGCGCGCCAACGACCAACTGCGCTCGATGGTCGAGGAAGACCCGCAGCTGGAGGGCATGGGCACCACGCTCACCGCCCTGCTGTGGACCGGCCAGCGACTCGGCCTGGTCCACGTCGGCGACTCCCGCGCCTACCTCCTCAGGGACGGCGTCCTCACCCAGATCACCCAGGACCACACCTGGGTGCAGCGTCTGGTCGACGAGGGCCGCATCACGGAGGAGGAGGCCACCACCCACCCGCAGCGCTCCCTGCTGATGCGCGCGCTGGGCAGTGGCGACCACGTGGAGCCCGACCTCTCCATCCGTGAGGTCCGGGCCGGCGACCGGTACCTGATCTGCTCCGACGGCCTGTCCGGCGTGGTGTCCCACCAGACGATGGAGGACACCCTCGCCAGCTACCAGGGCCCGCAGGAGACCGTGCAGGAGCTGATCCAGCTCGCACTGCGCGGCGGCGGCCCGGACAACATCACGGTCATCGTCGCCGACGTCCTCGACCTCGACACCGGAGACACCCTCGCCGGGCAGCTCTCCGACACCCCGGTCGTGGTCGGCGCCGTCGCCGAGAACCAGCTCCACCTCCAGGACAACGGCATCATGCAGACCCCCGCCGGCCGGGCCTC encodes the following:
- a CDS encoding FHA domain-containing protein, translated to MSELTLTVMRLGFLAVLWLFVIVAVQVIRSDLFGTRVTQRGSRRERPQAAARQAAPPQQRGQQPAPSTGGGGRRGRNAPTKLVVSEGTLTGTTVALQGQTITLGRAHDSTIVLDDDYASSRHARIYPDRDGQWIVEDLGSTNGTYLDRNRLTTPTPIPLGAPIRIGKTVIELRK
- a CDS encoding DUF3662 and FHA domain-containing protein; this translates as MGVLKKFEQRLEGLVNGTFAKVFKSEVQPVEIAGALQRECDNNATIWNRDRTVVPNDFIVELSTPDFERLSPYSGQLGDELAGMVRDYAKQQRYTFMGPIKVHLEKADDLDTGLYRVRSRTLASSTNQQAPSGAPASPAAGRPGGYGYPPTAAPAGAPPMPATPPPGGRPPPLGQRPPASPAGGGRTRYWIEINGTRHQISRPTLVLGRSTEADVRIDDPGVSRRHCEIRTGTPSTIQDLGSTNGIVVDGQHTTRATLRDGSRIVVGSSTIIYRQAEG
- a CDS encoding Stp1/IreP family PP2C-type Ser/Thr phosphatase; amino-acid sequence: MSLSLRFAAGSHKGMIREGNEDSGYAGPRLLAIADGMGGQAAGEVASSEVISTLVTLDDDVPGSDILTSLGTAVQRANDQLRSMVEEDPQLEGMGTTLTALLWTGQRLGLVHVGDSRAYLLRDGVLTQITQDHTWVQRLVDEGRITEEEATTHPQRSLLMRALGSGDHVEPDLSIREVRAGDRYLICSDGLSGVVSHQTMEDTLASYQGPQETVQELIQLALRGGGPDNITVIVADVLDLDTGDTLAGQLSDTPVVVGAVAENQLHLQDNGIMQTPAGRASGLGRQGHGQGGGEFGPPGSGDTTGYMPAAGGFGDYSDDDFVKPRKKRRWLKRSFFGILTLAVVGGGLYGGYRWTQTQYYVGSKDDHVALYRGISQDLAWISLSKVEKDHPEIELKYLPPYQQKLVEATIAEGGLGDARKKIEELSTQASACKKNAERREAADSNAKTGEGEAGGVTGTTKTSLTSKATSSPTPTPSVSPTPNQTETAPTPSTGPTLSEEEQELVSRCGEQ